From a single Mycolicibacterium moriokaense genomic region:
- a CDS encoding serine hydrolase domain-containing protein, translating to MTATARVASLAMCVALGLAGCASSPEPSTAGPSTTSTTTGAPNPALKTIDPASLRKVVEQAAKDLLVPGAMVVLRTPQGTFDVGVGTTELGATTPPTADTHFRIASNTKTFTAALIVLLAQDGKLKFTDPVSNYVPDVPDGANITIADLLTMRSGLYNYTGAPELAKILDTDPAKAWTPQEALAIAFAHPREFAPGAEYDYNNTNYALLGLVAEKVGGRPLADQFQERFFGPFGLSQTSLPASGDTQIPSPSSHGYMYGDSRYALADVEYPDQMQDEMHAGTLKPVDYTDQNPSYATAAGGAISTANDLATWIKTLVSGKVFDADYQKQWLDSLQVEDPSAPGGQEYGYGISYQRYSPTAQMYYHGGELPGFNSFIGHDPDADVTLVIWTNLTLSPDGRTTANAMLPIVLKEVYKDLPF from the coding sequence ATGACAGCAACGGCCCGGGTCGCGTCGCTGGCGATGTGCGTCGCGCTCGGCCTCGCCGGGTGTGCGTCGTCGCCCGAGCCGTCGACGGCGGGGCCGTCGACCACTTCCACGACAACGGGCGCCCCGAATCCGGCGCTGAAGACCATCGACCCCGCATCCCTGCGGAAGGTGGTCGAGCAGGCCGCAAAGGACCTCCTCGTCCCCGGCGCCATGGTCGTCCTGCGGACGCCGCAGGGAACCTTCGACGTCGGTGTCGGCACGACGGAACTCGGTGCGACGACACCGCCGACCGCGGACACGCACTTTCGGATCGCGTCGAACACCAAGACGTTCACGGCCGCACTGATCGTGCTGCTCGCGCAGGACGGCAAGCTGAAGTTCACCGACCCCGTGTCCAATTACGTGCCGGATGTGCCCGACGGCGCGAACATCACCATCGCCGACCTGTTGACGATGCGCAGCGGCCTCTACAACTACACGGGCGCGCCCGAGCTCGCGAAGATCCTCGATACCGATCCCGCGAAGGCATGGACACCGCAGGAGGCGCTGGCCATCGCGTTCGCGCACCCGCGGGAGTTCGCCCCAGGCGCCGAATACGACTACAACAACACCAATTACGCGCTGCTGGGTCTGGTCGCCGAGAAGGTCGGCGGCCGGCCGTTGGCCGACCAGTTCCAGGAACGTTTCTTCGGACCCTTCGGGCTAAGTCAAACCTCGCTGCCGGCGAGCGGTGACACTCAGATCCCGTCGCCCTCCTCACACGGCTACATGTACGGCGACTCCAGGTATGCCCTCGCCGACGTGGAGTACCCGGACCAGATGCAGGACGAAATGCACGCGGGCACACTCAAGCCCGTCGACTACACCGACCAGAACCCGTCGTATGCCACTGCGGCAGGCGGGGCGATCTCGACGGCCAACGACCTGGCGACGTGGATCAAGACGCTGGTGTCGGGCAAGGTGTTCGACGCCGACTACCAGAAGCAGTGGTTGGACAGCCTGCAAGTCGAGGATCCCAGCGCACCCGGGGGACAGGAGTACGGCTACGGAATCTCGTATCAGCGGTACAGCCCGACCGCCCAGATGTACTACCACGGCGGCGAGCTGCCGGGGTTCAACTCGTTCATCGGCCACGATCCGGATGCCGATGTGACGCTGGTGATTTGGACGAACCTGACATTGTCACCGGATGGCAGGACGACCGCCAACGCGATGCTTCCGATCGTTCTCAAAGAGGTCTATAAGGACCTACCCTTCTAG
- a CDS encoding hemophore-related protein → MRTYAKVLVAAGGLALSLTAGAGMASAQDLSAIINTTCTYPQVLGALNAQNPAAAAELTSSPIATGVVQDFLASPIPQRQQTAQQLSAMPAAQQYLDTMLLVAGSCNNY, encoded by the coding sequence ATGCGGACATATGCGAAAGTTCTCGTCGCCGCTGGCGGTCTGGCGTTGTCATTGACCGCCGGGGCCGGGATGGCGTCTGCGCAAGATCTCAGCGCAATCATCAACACCACCTGCACGTACCCGCAGGTGCTCGGAGCGCTCAACGCGCAGAACCCCGCGGCTGCGGCCGAACTGACCAGCTCCCCCATCGCCACCGGCGTGGTGCAGGACTTCCTCGCGTCCCCGATTCCTCAGCGTCAGCAGACCGCCCAGCAGCTGTCGGCCATGCCGGCCGCCCAGCAGTATCTCGATACGATGCTGTTGGTCGCGGGCTCCTGCAACAACTACTGA
- a CDS encoding cytochrome P450, whose amino-acid sequence MTVDVLAPSVFDAGLPTLTYAVDESPADVFPRIQEAQAQAPIAIGPFGPEIISHELVRAILRDPRFTIPPGLNLMMHGITSGPLWDKIVNSLLGVEGEPHRRLRSLVSKAFTPRASARLHDTIVDVLNELVDRAAVDGRCDVVTDIARPYPVPIICALLGAPREDWEQFSLWADDIFTAFSLDLEAGIDEALVMKAWGELDDYVDEMVARRRHTPTDDLLSDLIRAEDEGDHLNAAELRMLAGGLLLAGTDTTRNQVAASIDILLDNPDQWALLAEHPELAATAVEETMRHSPIAVGTLRSVTEDTEFAGYLFPAGTPVLVNTFAANRDTAIYDDTDRFDITRTEAPAVLSFGGGIHYCLGANLARLELAEALRILTRRIVHPKRTGPAPWKPMIGLGGPRTLPIEFSNA is encoded by the coding sequence ATGACCGTCGACGTGCTAGCTCCCAGTGTTTTCGATGCCGGGCTCCCGACGCTGACGTACGCCGTCGACGAGAGCCCGGCAGACGTGTTTCCCCGGATTCAAGAGGCACAGGCGCAGGCCCCGATCGCGATCGGCCCGTTCGGGCCCGAGATCATCTCCCACGAACTGGTCCGCGCCATCCTGCGCGACCCGCGCTTCACCATCCCGCCCGGACTGAACCTGATGATGCACGGCATCACCTCGGGACCGCTGTGGGACAAGATCGTCAACAGCCTCCTCGGCGTCGAGGGCGAACCCCACCGCCGGCTGCGCAGCCTGGTGTCCAAGGCGTTCACGCCGCGGGCCAGCGCGCGGCTGCACGACACCATCGTCGACGTCCTCAACGAACTCGTCGACCGCGCGGCCGTCGACGGGCGCTGCGACGTCGTCACCGACATCGCCCGGCCCTACCCCGTACCGATCATCTGCGCACTGCTCGGCGCCCCGCGCGAGGACTGGGAACAATTCTCACTGTGGGCCGACGACATCTTCACCGCATTCAGCCTCGACCTCGAGGCGGGCATCGACGAGGCGCTCGTCATGAAGGCCTGGGGCGAGCTCGATGACTACGTCGACGAGATGGTCGCGCGCCGGCGCCACACCCCCACCGACGATCTGCTGTCCGACCTGATCCGCGCCGAGGACGAGGGCGACCATCTCAACGCCGCCGAACTGCGCATGCTCGCGGGCGGCCTGCTCCTCGCAGGCACCGACACCACCCGCAACCAGGTCGCCGCGTCGATCGACATCCTGCTCGACAACCCCGACCAATGGGCGCTGCTGGCCGAGCATCCCGAGCTGGCGGCCACCGCCGTCGAGGAGACCATGCGCCACTCCCCGATCGCCGTCGGCACGCTGCGCTCGGTCACCGAGGACACCGAGTTCGCGGGCTACCTCTTCCCCGCCGGCACACCGGTGCTGGTGAATACCTTTGCCGCCAACCGGGATACGGCCATCTACGACGACACCGACCGTTTCGACATCACCCGCACCGAAGCACCCGCCGTGCTGAGCTTCGGCGGCGGCATCCACTACTGCCTCGGCGCGAACCTGGCCCGCCTCGAACTCGCCGAAGCCCTACGCATCCTGACCCGCCGCATCGTGCATCCGAAGCGCACCGGGCCCGCGCCGTGGAAGCCCATGATCGGGCTGGGCGGACCGCGAACACTGCCCATCGAGTTCTCCAATGCGTAG
- a CDS encoding serine/threonine-protein kinase, with the protein MPLAEGDVFAGYTIVRKLGAGGMGEVYLVQHPRLPRYDALKILPRELTIDHEYRERFNREADVVARLWHPHIVGVHDRGEFDGQLWITMDFVEGTDAARMLADYGGGLPPEDVVRIVSGVADALDYAHQQGLLHRDVKPSNILLAQTGSKFSRVMLADFGIARWVRDSSGLTATDMTVGTVAYAAPEQLMGQSLDGRADQYALAATAFHLLAGQQLFQHDNPAVVISNHLTASPPSIGERIPELSGLGFAFERALAKSPADRFDTCTEFAEAMAAGLSGVAQELGATDRTVAAQASGRQPTKHASPAGGHRLRNALLIGGAAAVLVGVAIAAGVIFADREKPAAQRPTVAQPAPAPPPATAPAIPVVRIGADCDPLGAAGVATTGQQAYCSSLPSTGDHLWSIYSGPVPDPTVMPGPNDEVYPPGIEEQVRVCVSETGKSRIECRNDIRDGNLTGPA; encoded by the coding sequence ATGCCGCTAGCCGAGGGCGACGTCTTCGCCGGGTACACGATCGTGCGCAAGCTGGGCGCCGGCGGGATGGGCGAGGTCTACCTCGTGCAGCACCCCCGGTTGCCGCGGTACGACGCGCTGAAGATCCTGCCGCGCGAACTGACGATCGACCACGAGTACCGCGAGCGCTTCAACCGCGAGGCCGACGTGGTCGCACGGCTGTGGCACCCGCACATCGTCGGGGTGCACGATCGCGGCGAGTTCGACGGCCAGCTGTGGATCACGATGGACTTCGTCGAGGGCACCGACGCTGCGCGGATGCTCGCCGACTATGGCGGTGGTCTGCCGCCCGAGGACGTCGTGCGGATCGTGTCGGGCGTGGCCGACGCGCTGGACTATGCGCATCAACAAGGCCTGCTACACCGCGACGTCAAACCATCGAATATCCTTCTGGCCCAGACTGGTTCGAAGTTCAGCCGCGTGATGCTCGCGGACTTCGGGATCGCGCGCTGGGTGCGGGACTCGTCCGGTCTGACGGCTACCGACATGACCGTCGGCACGGTGGCCTACGCCGCGCCCGAACAGCTGATGGGGCAGTCGCTCGACGGCCGGGCCGACCAGTACGCACTTGCCGCGACGGCCTTCCACCTCCTCGCCGGGCAGCAGTTGTTCCAACACGACAATCCGGCGGTGGTGATCAGTAACCACCTGACGGCGAGCCCGCCGTCGATCGGCGAGCGCATTCCCGAGCTGTCGGGGCTGGGGTTCGCGTTCGAGCGCGCATTGGCCAAGTCGCCCGCCGACCGCTTCGACACGTGCACCGAGTTCGCCGAGGCGATGGCCGCCGGTCTATCCGGGGTCGCGCAGGAACTGGGCGCCACCGATCGGACGGTCGCGGCGCAGGCGTCGGGACGGCAGCCGACGAAGCACGCCTCGCCGGCCGGCGGGCACCGGCTGCGCAACGCACTGCTGATCGGGGGCGCCGCGGCGGTGCTCGTCGGTGTGGCGATCGCGGCGGGCGTGATCTTCGCGGACCGGGAGAAACCGGCTGCCCAGCGTCCCACCGTTGCGCAGCCTGCCCCGGCGCCGCCGCCCGCCACCGCGCCGGCCATTCCGGTGGTGCGGATCGGCGCGGACTGCGACCCCCTCGGTGCCGCGGGCGTCGCGACGACGGGGCAGCAGGCGTACTGCTCGAGCCTGCCGAGCACCGGCGATCACCTGTGGTCGATCTATTCCGGACCCGTGCCGGACCCGACGGTCATGCCCGGACCCAACGACGAGGTGTACCCGCCGGGCATCGAGGAGCAGGTGCGGGTCTGTGTCAGTGAGACGGGGAAGAGTCGAATCGAATGCCGCAACGACATTCGCGACGGAAACCTGACCGGTCCCGCTTAG
- a CDS encoding TetR/AcrR family transcriptional regulator: MRSRGWSGNAPASDEEAIDRILDAADAIIAERGSSVRIADVARTLGVTRQTVYRYFHSSEELLLASGMRTADGFLDRLAERTSGLTEPAEALVEGIAFAVETLSDDPQFANLLRSGSKRGSTVSLTSDTARAFSRSMLHRCDVDWERHGFDDAALDELAELGLRTFHSLLVDPGEPARDGFALRRFISRWLGPAIVYPRLTQALEALQPAGVRPQRSRPTAAS; the protein is encoded by the coding sequence ATGCGTAGCCGCGGCTGGTCGGGCAACGCGCCGGCCAGCGACGAAGAGGCCATCGACCGGATTCTCGACGCGGCCGACGCCATCATCGCCGAGCGCGGGTCGAGCGTCCGCATCGCCGACGTCGCCCGCACCCTGGGCGTGACGCGCCAGACCGTCTACCGCTACTTCCACAGCAGCGAGGAGCTGTTGCTCGCCAGTGGGATGCGCACCGCGGACGGCTTCCTCGACCGGCTCGCCGAGCGCACCAGCGGGCTGACCGAACCCGCTGAGGCGCTTGTCGAGGGCATCGCGTTCGCCGTCGAAACACTGTCCGACGACCCGCAGTTTGCCAACCTGCTACGCAGCGGATCCAAGCGCGGCTCGACGGTCTCGTTGACCTCCGACACAGCGCGGGCGTTCAGCCGTTCGATGCTGCACCGCTGCGACGTCGACTGGGAGAGACACGGTTTCGACGACGCTGCTCTCGACGAGTTAGCCGAGCTGGGACTGCGGACGTTTCACTCGTTGCTCGTCGACCCCGGCGAGCCCGCCCGCGACGGTTTCGCCTTGCGCCGCTTCATCTCTCGCTGGTTGGGCCCGGCGATCGTGTATCCGCGGCTAACGCAGGCGTTGGAGGCGCTGCAGCCCGCCGGTGTGCGGCCGCAGCGAAGCAGACCCACTGCCGCGTCCTGA
- a CDS encoding serine/threonine-protein kinase — protein MGSPNGGTRVGTQFGPYELQSLIGVGGMGEVYRAYDTVRERVVAIKLLRTEVAADQSFQQRFRRESRVAARLQEPHVIPVHDFGDIDGVLYIDMRLVEGASLKDELLAKGPLPPARAVSIISQVAAALDAAHANGLVHRDIKPENVLLTPEDFAYLVDFGIAHGGGEASVTSTGLVIGSCAYMAAERFSGARGGPAADVYSLTCLLYECLAGRAPFEAGDVRQMMGAHMFSPPPRPSIMRRGINRGFDDVIAKGMAKQPSERYSTAGELAKAASAALSESTPPPAVPVPPVPPSHTRQFTAVDPNPVRTGYLPPPPSKKSRFGPTQVALVAATIVMFTAAVVLAAVLVFGDRSGGSTPQTRLAVPTSTPAPETTTVTESPSTTTSTTPTTTTSARSEPIAGVSGTDAQGFVGHTARCDPGSTPAAAIRTANSIAVVCESAPGTYYYRGERLRDGANLQLSNATPSGRGFTAVNPADGARYEVQPDMLTILSRTGVDSAEPALEYGSDER, from the coding sequence ATGGGTTCCCCGAACGGCGGGACTCGCGTGGGTACGCAATTCGGGCCGTATGAGCTCCAGTCGCTGATCGGTGTCGGCGGAATGGGCGAGGTGTACCGCGCCTACGACACCGTCAGGGAGCGCGTGGTGGCGATCAAGCTGCTTCGCACCGAGGTGGCCGCCGATCAGAGCTTTCAGCAGCGCTTCCGGCGCGAGTCCCGCGTCGCCGCGCGGCTGCAGGAGCCGCACGTCATCCCGGTGCACGACTTCGGCGACATCGACGGCGTCCTCTATATCGACATGCGGCTGGTCGAGGGTGCGAGCCTGAAGGATGAGCTGCTCGCCAAGGGGCCGTTGCCGCCTGCGCGTGCGGTGTCGATCATCAGTCAGGTCGCGGCCGCGCTGGACGCGGCGCATGCCAACGGCCTCGTACACCGCGACATCAAGCCGGAGAACGTGCTGCTGACGCCCGAGGACTTCGCCTATCTTGTCGACTTCGGTATCGCGCACGGCGGCGGCGAGGCGAGCGTCACGAGCACCGGACTGGTCATCGGCTCGTGCGCCTACATGGCGGCCGAGCGGTTCAGCGGCGCGCGCGGCGGACCGGCCGCCGACGTGTATTCGCTGACCTGCCTGCTGTACGAGTGCCTTGCCGGCCGTGCGCCGTTCGAGGCAGGCGACGTGCGGCAGATGATGGGCGCGCACATGTTCTCGCCGCCGCCGCGGCCCAGCATCATGCGGCGCGGCATCAATCGCGGGTTCGACGACGTGATCGCGAAGGGCATGGCCAAGCAGCCCAGCGAGAGGTATTCGACGGCCGGTGAGTTGGCGAAGGCCGCGTCGGCGGCGCTGTCGGAGTCGACGCCTCCGCCGGCTGTGCCCGTCCCTCCGGTTCCGCCGAGTCACACCAGGCAGTTCACCGCGGTCGACCCGAATCCGGTACGGACCGGTTATCTGCCGCCGCCGCCTTCTAAGAAGTCGCGGTTCGGCCCGACGCAGGTGGCGCTGGTCGCGGCGACGATCGTGATGTTCACAGCGGCCGTGGTTCTCGCGGCGGTGCTGGTGTTCGGCGACCGCAGCGGCGGGTCGACGCCGCAGACGAGGTTGGCGGTGCCTACTTCAACGCCGGCGCCGGAGACGACGACGGTCACGGAGTCGCCGTCGACAACGACGAGCACGACACCTACCACGACGACGTCGGCTCGGTCGGAGCCCATCGCGGGGGTGTCCGGCACCGATGCGCAGGGGTTCGTCGGCCATACCGCGCGCTGCGACCCGGGCAGCACGCCCGCTGCGGCGATCCGGACAGCGAACTCGATTGCCGTGGTGTGCGAGTCGGCGCCGGGCACCTATTACTACCGGGGTGAGCGGCTGCGCGACGGCGCCAATTTGCAGCTGTCGAATGCGACGCCGTCCGGTCGCGGGTTCACGGCGGTGAACCCCGCCGACGGGGCCCGCTACGAGGTGCAGCCCGACATGCTGACCATCCTGTCGCGGACTGGAGTGGACTCGGCGGAACCCGCGCTCGAGTACGGCTCGGACGAGCGATAA
- a CDS encoding cyclopropane mycolic acid synthase family methyltransferase, which translates to MADSRTKTAPTAQSKWLSESAGKIHGSDKDEVQFHYDISNDFFKLWQDPTQTYSCAYFERDDMSLEEAQMAKVDLSLGKLGLQPGMTLLDIGCGWGSTIMRAVEKYDVNVIGLTLSQNQKRHIEEHWFANSTSSRKMEVRLQPWEEFDEPVDRVVSIGAFEHFGFGKYPDYFKKTYNLMPDDGVMLLHTILIPSDEEVKAKKLPLLMSTVRFIKFILDEIYPGGRLPLAAQVVEQATKAGFTVTREQHLQPHYARTLDTWAANLEANKERAIEITSVEVYERFHKYLTGCADLFRNGYTDVCQFTCEKQ; encoded by the coding sequence GTGGCTGATTCACGTACCAAGACCGCACCCACTGCGCAATCGAAATGGCTGTCTGAGTCCGCGGGGAAGATCCACGGCTCCGACAAGGACGAGGTCCAGTTTCACTACGACATCTCCAACGACTTCTTCAAGCTGTGGCAGGACCCGACCCAGACGTACAGCTGCGCGTACTTCGAGCGTGACGACATGTCGCTCGAGGAAGCGCAGATGGCGAAGGTCGACCTGTCGCTGGGCAAGCTGGGGCTTCAGCCGGGGATGACGCTGCTGGACATCGGTTGCGGCTGGGGTTCGACGATCATGCGGGCCGTCGAGAAGTACGACGTCAACGTCATCGGCCTCACGCTCTCGCAGAACCAGAAGCGGCACATCGAGGAGCACTGGTTCGCCAACTCCACCAGCAGCCGCAAGATGGAGGTTCGACTGCAGCCGTGGGAGGAGTTCGACGAGCCCGTCGACCGCGTCGTATCGATCGGCGCGTTCGAGCACTTCGGCTTCGGCAAATACCCCGACTACTTCAAGAAGACGTACAACCTCATGCCCGACGACGGCGTGATGCTGCTACACACCATCCTCATCCCCAGCGATGAAGAGGTGAAAGCCAAGAAGCTGCCGCTGCTGATGTCGACCGTGCGCTTCATCAAGTTCATCCTCGACGAGATCTACCCCGGCGGTCGGCTGCCGCTCGCGGCGCAGGTCGTCGAGCAAGCCACGAAGGCCGGCTTCACCGTCACGCGCGAGCAGCATCTGCAACCGCACTACGCCCGCACCCTCGACACGTGGGCGGCAAACCTCGAGGCGAACAAGGAACGGGCCATCGAGATCACGTCCGTCGAGGTCTACGAGCGCTTTCACAAGTACCTCACCGGGTGCGCCGACCTGTTCCGCAACGGATACACCGACGTATGCCAATTCACTTGCGAGAAGCAATAA
- a CDS encoding 2-hydroxyacid dehydrogenase, whose amino-acid sequence MPQGVLQVGRLMPSLTQKLRDDYAAYLLPTDPAERAEFLTSHGSEIRVAVTSGGVGVNADLMAALPNLGAVVNFGVGYDTTDVGAAAARGIGVSNTPDVLTDCVADTAVGLMIDTLRQFPASDRYVRAGRWPVDGIYPLTRQVSNTRVGIIGMGRIGGAIAKRLSAFDCTISYHNRHQVDGSPYTYVGSPVELAAAADVLIIAATGGASTEKLVNREVLDALGADGYLVNIARGSVVDEDALVSALVDGRLAGAGLDVFAHEPNVPEPLLSMDNVVLQPHVGSGTVQTRAAMEELTLRNLDSFLESGQLVTPVPLPAS is encoded by the coding sequence ATGCCCCAAGGCGTGTTGCAGGTCGGCCGGCTGATGCCGTCGCTGACGCAGAAACTTCGTGACGACTACGCCGCATACCTGCTGCCCACTGACCCCGCCGAGCGCGCGGAGTTCCTGACGTCGCACGGCAGCGAGATCCGCGTGGCGGTGACGTCGGGCGGCGTCGGCGTGAACGCGGACCTGATGGCGGCGCTGCCGAACCTCGGCGCGGTGGTGAACTTCGGCGTCGGCTACGACACGACCGACGTCGGCGCGGCCGCCGCCCGCGGCATCGGCGTGAGCAACACCCCCGACGTGCTGACCGACTGCGTGGCCGACACCGCGGTGGGCCTGATGATCGACACGCTGCGGCAGTTCCCGGCGTCAGACCGTTACGTGCGCGCGGGCCGGTGGCCGGTCGACGGCATTTACCCGTTGACCCGTCAGGTGAGCAACACCCGCGTCGGGATCATCGGGATGGGTCGCATCGGCGGCGCAATTGCCAAGCGGCTCAGTGCTTTCGACTGCACGATCTCGTATCACAACCGGCATCAGGTCGACGGGTCGCCGTATACGTACGTGGGCTCGCCGGTCGAGCTGGCAGCCGCGGCCGACGTGCTGATCATCGCGGCGACGGGCGGTGCGAGCACCGAGAAGCTGGTGAACCGCGAGGTGCTCGACGCGCTCGGAGCCGACGGCTATCTCGTCAACATCGCCCGCGGCAGCGTCGTCGACGAAGACGCCTTGGTGTCGGCGTTGGTCGACGGTCGGCTGGCTGGCGCGGGCCTGGACGTGTTCGCGCACGAACCGAACGTCCCGGAGCCGCTGCTGTCGATGGACAACGTCGTACTGCAGCCCCACGTCGGCAGCGGCACCGTCCAGACCCGCGCAGCGATGGAGGAACTCACGCTGCGCAACCTGGACAGCTTCCTGGAATCCGGGCAGCTCGTCACGCCGGTTCCGCTGCCGGCGTCGTAG
- a CDS encoding cyclic nucleotide-binding domain-containing protein — MDNRKYERESAEALRQEQQESVRRLREFPTFAKFSDSDLKKLVEAAHRTSTSGPWPLIREQTPSDACYILLSGEAGVYVGNERIAVVGAGEIIGENALRRGKLRNATVTTTGRAEVLHIEREDLERLIAEIRALRETLDETVSRHVPASATAE; from the coding sequence ATGGACAACCGCAAGTACGAGCGCGAGAGCGCCGAGGCCCTTCGCCAGGAGCAACAGGAAAGCGTCCGCCGACTACGCGAGTTCCCGACCTTCGCGAAGTTCTCCGACTCCGACCTGAAAAAGCTGGTCGAAGCGGCACACCGCACGTCGACCTCGGGGCCGTGGCCGCTGATTCGTGAGCAGACCCCGTCGGACGCCTGCTACATCCTGCTCAGCGGGGAGGCGGGCGTCTACGTCGGCAATGAGCGCATCGCCGTCGTCGGGGCCGGCGAGATCATCGGCGAAAACGCGCTGCGCCGCGGCAAGCTGCGCAACGCCACCGTGACGACGACCGGTCGGGCCGAAGTCCTGCACATCGAGCGCGAGGACCTCGAGCGGTTGATCGCCGAGATCCGCGCCCTGCGCGAAACCCTGGACGAGACCGTGTCGCGTCACGTCCCGGCATCGGCCACCGCCGAGTAG
- a CDS encoding cyclopropane mycolic acid synthase family methyltransferase, with product MTDMKSRPNDMQPPFEDVQAHYDLSDEFFGLFQDPSRTYSCAYFEREDMTLAEAQLAKIDLALGKLDLQPGMTLLDVGCGWGSVMKRAVEKFDVNVIGLTLSNNQTRYCRELFTTLDTDRSMRVELHGWEQFDEPVDRIVSIEAFEAFPKERYGAFFETCYRILPDGGRLVLQTIMGHPLKRWPDLGIPIVMSDLKFMRFIAKEIFPGGSIPCDEDIIGLSGEAGFAMQHFETLNPHYVRTLETWAKNLEAAHDEAVAATSEEVYQRYMKYLVGCADFFQRGISELGQFTLTKG from the coding sequence ATGACCGACATGAAGTCCCGCCCGAACGACATGCAGCCTCCTTTCGAGGACGTCCAGGCGCACTACGACCTGTCGGACGAGTTCTTCGGGCTGTTCCAGGATCCATCACGCACCTACAGCTGCGCATACTTCGAACGCGAGGACATGACGCTGGCCGAGGCACAGCTCGCCAAGATCGACCTCGCGCTCGGCAAGCTCGACCTCCAGCCCGGCATGACGCTGCTCGACGTCGGCTGCGGGTGGGGTTCGGTGATGAAGCGCGCCGTGGAGAAATTTGACGTCAACGTCATCGGTCTCACGCTGAGCAACAACCAAACCCGTTACTGCAGGGAGCTCTTCACGACGCTCGACACCGACCGCAGCATGCGCGTCGAGCTGCACGGGTGGGAGCAGTTCGACGAGCCCGTCGACCGCATCGTGAGCATCGAGGCGTTCGAGGCCTTCCCCAAGGAGCGTTACGGCGCGTTCTTCGAGACGTGCTACCGGATCCTGCCCGACGGCGGCCGGCTGGTGCTGCAGACGATCATGGGTCATCCGCTCAAGCGCTGGCCCGACCTCGGCATCCCGATCGTCATGTCCGACCTGAAGTTCATGCGGTTCATCGCCAAGGAGATCTTCCCCGGCGGCTCGATCCCCTGCGACGAGGACATCATCGGACTCTCGGGCGAGGCCGGCTTCGCGATGCAGCACTTCGAAACGCTGAACCCGCACTACGTCCGCACCCTCGAGACCTGGGCCAAGAACCTCGAGGCCGCGCACGACGAGGCCGTCGCCGCCACGTCCGAAGAGGTCTACCAGCGCTACATGAAGTACCTGGTGGGTTGCGCGGACTTCTTCCAGCGCGGCATCAGCGAACTGGGTCAGTTCACGCTGACCAAGGGCTGA